The genomic stretch GCGCTGACAGGTTTGTTAGTTCATTTTTCAGCTGTGAAATTCCCTATACATACCTGGGTCACCATTTTTcataaccaaatttaagggatcttTAAAATggacatgtttgtttatgtctttatgtaaaatgatctgatttatttttttaaactctcaaatatcaatattggtgTCGACAATGCAGTATCGATCAGACTATAAAATGTACTTCGCACTGGAAACAACTTGCTGTAATTAATTATGTCAAATAacgtgtttatctgtttatttgtaGATCAGTTTCCCTTGCTGACGACCAAGAGAGTGTTTTGGAGAGGGATCCTTGAAGAATTGCTGTGGTTTATCAAGGTGAGGATAATACGCAGAGATTTAGAGTAAATTCAcccaaattattaaaaaataatattgtggtatccagccatgcagatagttttgggtTTGATTGCTTTGGTTTTGACAAATCCATATATAGGGAAAAAAACCTTAAATCGACAGACACAAACAGTTGATTTGCTCTTGAACTTTTTTAGAGCACCTCAAATGTCCGATCACTCCCTCTGTATTGGATCAGatgcagaaatctcagagattaaatatctcaaaacttGAGCACCTAAACCAGAAAATATCTACAGTAGTGGCAACAAACATCAGAAAGTAGCTGAGAAAAGATGATAATTTGCTGACCCTTTCAGTTCACATGGAGCATTTCTGTCTGAGGTTTTGTGTCAAAATGCACTGAGTTGGTCtctgatatttctttttttgtgtggtcGCAGGGATCAACAAATGCCAAGGATCTCTCAGAGAAAGGGGTGAAGATTTGGGATGCCAACGGGTCCCGTGACTTCCTGGACAACCTTGGGTTCACAGATAGAGAGGAGGGCGACCTGGGACCTGTGTACGGTTTCCAGTGGAGGCACTTTGGTGCAGagtacacaaacatgcatgcaggTTCAGTATGTCACTGCCACACCTGTTTACTGTGCAGGGACAAAggcgttttttgttttttggctgcaTTTTTCTGCAAGCCTCCACTTCTGTGGATTTGCCTGTATGATGTAAGTCATTTGGAAATGCTGCTGGCTCGGGCATCATGCAGCCAATTAATCACATTAAGTATTAGTGGACATTTTAATTGGATGATTTTCGTAAAGGCTTGTGGGTAGATCTCCATTGAGCATTGCAGTTAGGCCTCTATTTTTAAAAGTAGAACCATCTCTCCAAGAGTGTGTTTatgcacaaaaaaacacaacagctacATTACTCATTTTAGCAACCTTAGAGGAATAATTAGACGCTTTGGGAAAAGCtctcatttgcttttttgtctGGAGTTACATGAAAGCATTGAtctcactctcatgtctgtacagtatgaAGCTACAACTAGCAGagagttagcttagcttagcataaagactggaaaggagggggggggggatctgCTAGCtcggctctgtctgaaggtaacgaaacgttatatctcgtttgtttaatttgtgaatgtgtaaaaaCGACACGTTATgtttttacagggggttatgtgctggactatttcttggttgggCGCagtgaattattttattaatcttgCTCAAACTCTTGGCAACAGAGTGAATAAGCAAAATGCAGAACTATTCCTTTTTATCAATTCCTTCAACAGATTACACAGGACAAGGTGTTGACCAGCTGCAGAAGGTCATTGACACCATCAAAAAGAATCCAGAGGACAGACGCATCATCATGTGTGCGTGGAACCCCAAAGGTGAAGCatgtacaaaattaaaaataactgtTCAAGAGCTCTCTTTAAATCTGACTGTAGTGACGTGTTATCAGTCTATTTTAAACCTATGTCTCATATGTTACAGACCTGCCCTTCATGGCTCTGCCCCCATGCCACGCCCTGTGTCAGTTCTACGTGTGTGATGGTGAGCTGTCATGTCAGCTGTACCAGCGCTCAGGTGATATGGGCCTGGGGGTACCTTTCAATATCGCCAGCTATGCACTTCTTACCTACATGATCGCACACATCACAGGACTCAAGGTAATTAACGCTTCTCTGATTTTGAGCGTATTGTTGTGTGCTCCATCACCTCACTTCACCTgccatgtgtttttttaaaaatgtttattctgtCCCTTCAGACTGGCGACTTTGTTCACACTCTGGGAGATGCTCACGTCTATGTCAACCACATCGAACCTCTCAAAGTACAGGTGGGTCAGTTAAAGAAGAGTTTTCATTTCTCCATGTTCTCTGCTTGATTTCGAACTTACATATGTTCATCTGTCTAAATTTGCAGCTTCAGAGGGAGATCCGCCCCTTCCCAAAGCTGAAGATCCTGAGAAAAGTGGAGAGTATTGATGATTTCCGCGCAGAGGACTTTGAGATCTGCGACTACAACCCTCATCCCATCATTAAGATGCAGATGGCTGTGTAAAAGTCCCAATTTAATGCTGATGAGGTATAAGTGTGTGGAAGGTGCTTTAGAAATTACGCTGCTCCGTATGTACTGTATAGTATGTGTACTTCGCTCCCATTTTTAGAAAgaccatatatatatttaaaaaggtaagtGGGctaattattttgtgattttggtgAACTGACACTTTAAACCACATTAAGTTcttacagaaatgtgttttcttctgcgtgtaaaaacaaatctccaCTCACGTTGGGTTTTCTGTAGTTTGTATTAAGTTTGTATTGTACTAAGTTTGATTGCTATAGAAggaatgtttttgttgcttGGAACAAATTCCAGTTACATCTGTTTCATTGTccttattttaaatattaatatctaAATTTGTAAATAAAGCATTTACATTTGTGTCAGCTTGATGTATACAGACTTGTTATTAACCCAACAGGAGCCTAGCAGCAAAACACACTTTAGTATTACAAAAGTCTATTTGACAGTATCTGCTACACGTATTCTTGCAGTTTACAATGTTTACAACTTGCTACAGGTCATTAGTGTAATCCATTTTCACTCAACTTGACTGAGTCTAATCATAAGTGTAAAAGAGCCTTACAGTAAGTGAAATGTTTAAGATGAAGTCCTCATTTGTTTATGTGCAGCTTCCAAACATCTCCTTCAGGGTACTGGTGTCTCTGCACTGAGGACTCAAGCATCTCACAAGAAAAGCCTGGATCCTGAGAATAATATGCACAGTGTACTCAAACAAGGTCCTAAAGCAACAAGTGTGGATGTAAAGGagaaacattgttttttgaGAGTAATGCAGAGactcattttgtattttttaagttaTAGTTGGCATCTATACTTCATCTCACCTTGGGGGGCATGTAGTGGGCGTCATGAATCATCACAGGACTTGTGAAGTGTTCGTGAAGGTGATCTACATATTCGCACATtctggaaagaaaaaataatcagaaaaacTGATGCAGATTATAACGTGCTTAGAGCTCTCTAAGTGGCGACAAAAATAAATCCTGCTCATACCGGTTGTTTAGACTTCGAGACACACAGATGTAGTCAAACAGAATTAGATGCTGGACGAGCTCACAGAGACCGACTCCTCCAGCATGAGGACAAACAGGCACTAGGGGAAAAGAGATAGCAGCATGTAGCCATGTTTTTGATACAGATATTACACTCTGGATATGCTAATATTGATTGatgtattcagttatatttttaacTTGTCTGATAACCTTTTACTCCCTTTTCCGAGGCTCCATAAAAAAATTAAGCTTTATATTATTGCTTTTGGAGCTCCATACATTACTCTTATGTGACTGTTGAGTTTTACCCTGGAACTTGTGGGCCATCAGCAACACAGCCAGGTTCTCGTTGACACTGCCCAACCGACAGCTGTCTATTTGGACAAACTGCAGGGCAGAGGCCTGGAGGAACTGCTTAAACATCACCCTGTTGTGACACTGGAG from Siniperca chuatsi isolate FFG_IHB_CAS linkage group LG19, ASM2008510v1, whole genome shotgun sequence encodes the following:
- the tyms gene encoding thymidylate synthase, with product MPATSEIHTEELHREGGSKKEEETQTAAEQKNFGVFCDERGYLDQIEYIMQHGRRKGDRTGTGVISVFGAQARYSLRDQFPLLTTKRVFWRGILEELLWFIKGSTNAKDLSEKGVKIWDANGSRDFLDNLGFTDREEGDLGPVYGFQWRHFGAEYTNMHADYTGQGVDQLQKVIDTIKKNPEDRRIIMCAWNPKDLPFMALPPCHALCQFYVCDGELSCQLYQRSGDMGLGVPFNIASYALLTYMIAHITGLKTGDFVHTLGDAHVYVNHIEPLKVQLQREIRPFPKLKILRKVESIDDFRAEDFEICDYNPHPIIKMQMAV